In Centroberyx gerrardi isolate f3 chromosome 20, fCenGer3.hap1.cur.20231027, whole genome shotgun sequence, a genomic segment contains:
- the LOC139927996 gene encoding breast cancer type 1 susceptibility protein homolog: MKTPKAADVKRGIAVLWETLQCPICLDLMTSPVSTKCDHQFCKFCMTKLLDNTKQNGANCPVCKTKITKRSLQESPGFQRLVAGLQDMIQAYEHDTHTNYFTGMSQQRKQPIATEAEVAKDPYNTSSGDTSGTGLDNGEDVDHDDHDLPRSHSSTIAAQHGFARLMGLEDSSPFTTENEGLDSGLGDAPPTSEKKMHSPTVDYLEPAETEISEVVEKASSQHKIKGKKRIAQVENPSAHPILIPDEKQHQPLRRSSRNNKENNLECDKILEQRQKKSVEKVSEWLMKVPPTQENSELENTTEDTFDSEYSACITESCSSGSTIELNNSDVNPKREVRAKPLEEQVFGAVYKRERKGNRITSPTLRVFVDPPTHSPSEETQTPQQISKRRKNSNNNLTPADFIKKSRSEDKSESFLEEQPQMIEQVNDTSNGILKETEQIMVMDLNDDMNSTDERGGELNKLPGNDNNSKDEVDSPVFDIGLNQPERMSKKRMDNSLQHVDSDLQEQANTKLGSTEKKRTGKKKSKNAKPDKGKSVRVPKPLVLVGVQDGECSPVEALKTKPRSDDIQVQIENYPSSEDLGTPVMRSTRRSRRLQLFTEEVQESHKKACAPKNTKANKPGKDSKVMTQSEQASTSDNMTAHKIGNMAKLAKINGCVCDDDMEGIEKMESSESISHLRTTEAVTPVKESIAEVPRTETHCEASAACYVPMVPSSRSPTEATVVDTALESVSPTYPSPNNARLENVQLEASACQDKCVEMEQEEDRNDSELDTEQLLKSFKATKRKSFLLGGPNMKRSHLGLDTENLQGTETEENCIVGPGIKPATNRGSSRENENSSCSDLIPPSKSPIHNTQKSRLNPEIELKKTIIVKSDQVVVDCSIPDTSESIQDSAVNCLSRNSVGSVLSPNRVAKSQIESPHFSAASQAVHSGLLFTPFGLSGEVVLNEAPVSSQHSQITENQLDGTMRETGEIKQIDIRRSISPDSAAVTEKSCTENTVEHVANAESSLTPDGLVSPVVQMVHEVMEDGQRSGELSAHSPIKNSTRKRRRAQRLDSSSESDCSGVEEQLPTLTQIFRTSACPSTVEQDSSCLLDDHTQCQGESSKAHGCEPACVEADAAEQLSHPPACPSPDCVNLSQASVDLFGTPDECDVPVNYTGVSMESSQFSSEVLVTQQKIAMQEELVRLEKLMALVSEVLHEKESSPAAKVPSEIPLIHQSRKSTGRNVHMPLPYDQGTSQSSDRVAAPDAGRDRSAAPPGSGAPDGLGATQPSLLKHGSIAGMVVQQSIQSVRGSGATKTSSSGSAVTPANKTQKNSGSPSVRQEDKETNVQATSTSLAHTPQRDGSRAKLVLVSSGLGSNEQVMVKKFAKRVGGRVVSQVTAEATHVIMFTDGQLVCERTLKYFLGIAGRKWVVSFQWISECFKQGKVLDESPFEVRGDVVNGPNHQGPMRARITEDRNLLMKGYRICFQGPFTDMTTDQMEWMVELCGAAVVKDPLLLDSKQKSHQLVIVQPGSESPQSKYSTLSRRATVVTRGWLLDTVATYTLQSYDDYRT, from the exons ATGAAAACCCCAAAGGCTGCAGATGTCAAAAGGGGGATCGCAGTCCTGTGGGAGACCCTGCAGTGTCCTATATG TCTGGATTTGATGACCTCACCTGTATCTACAAAGTGTGACCATCAGTTTTGCAA ATTTTGTATGACAAAGCTTTTggacaacacaaaacaaaatggggCTAACTGTCCAGTTTGCAAGACCAAGATTACTAAAAG GAGTTTGCAGGAGAGCCCCGGGTTCCAGAGACTTGTAGCGGGATTGCAGGATATGATACAGGCCTATGAACATGACACCCACACAAACT actttactGGGATGTCCCAGCAAAGAAAACAGCCAAT TGCCACAGAGGCTGAAGTTGCAAAAGATCCTTACAATACATCATCTGGAGATACATCTGGCACTGGCCTTGACAACGGGGAAGATGTAGACCACGATGACCATGATCTTCCAAGGTCTCACTCCTCAACTATAGCAG CTCAGCATGGATTTGCAAGGCTCATGGGTCTTGAAGACTCAAGTCCTTTTACCACGGAAAATGAAGGCCTGGATAGTGGCCTTGGAGATGCCCCACCAACTTCAGAAAAGAAAATGCACAGCCCTACTGTAGATTATTTGGaaccagcagaaacagaaatctCAGAAGTTGTGGAAAAGGCATCATCACAACACAAAATTAAAGGCAAAAAGAGAATCGCCCAAGTTGAGAATCCCTCAGCTCATCCAATATTAATCCCAGATGAAAAGCAACACCAACCTTTAAGAAGGTCTTCAAGGaacaataaagaaaacaatttgGAATGTGACAAAATTCTTGagcagagacagaagaaaagtgTAGAGAAAGTCTCTGAGTGGCTCATGAAAGTTCCACCAACTCAAGAAAATTCAGAGTTAGAAAATACTACTGAAGACACTTTTGACTCAGAATACTCTGCTTGTATTACAGAAAGCTGTTCTTCAGGCTCAACAATAGAACTCAACAATAGTGATGTGAATCCTAAGAGAGAGGTGCGTGCTAAACCCCTCGAAGAGCAGGTGTTCGGGGCGGTCTACAAGCGAGAGCGAAAAGGGAACAGGATCACCTCTCCAACACTAAGAGTTTTTGTAGACCCACCAACACACTCCCCATCTGAAGAAACACAGACCCCTCAGCAGATTTCCAAAAGGAGAAAGAACAGTAACAATAATCTCACCCCTGCTGATTTTATCAAGAAATCCCGCTCTGAagataaaagtgaaagtttCTTGGAGGAACAGCCACAAATGATAGAACAAGTTAATGACACCTCTAATGGCATTTtaaaagaaacagaacagatcaTGGTCATGGACTTAAATGATGACATGAATAGCACAGACGAACGCGGGGGAGAGTTGAATAAGTTGCCAGGGAATGACAATAACAGCAAAGATGAAGTGGACAGTCCTGTGTTTGATATTGGGCTAAATCAACCAGAAAGAATGTCAAAGAAAAGAATGGATAACTCTTTGCAGCATGTTGATAGTGATTTGCAAGAACAAGCTAACACAAAGCTGGGAAgtacagagaaaaagaggactggaaagaagaaaagtaaaaatGCTAAACCAGATAAGGGCAAATCTGTTAGAGTGCCTAAGCCCCTTGTTCTGGTTGGTGTTCAAGACGGAGAATGCAGTCCAGTTGAGGCGCTCAAGACTAAACCAAGATCAGACGACATACAGGTTCAAATTGAGAACTATCCTAGTAGTGAGGACTTGGGAACCCCAGTCATGAGGAGCACCAGGAGAAGTAGAAGACTTCAGCTCTTCACTGAGGAAGTCCAGGAGAGTCACAAGAAAGCATGTGCTCCAAAAAACACCAAGGCCAACAAACCTGGCAAAGACAGCAAAGTGATGACACAATCTGAGCAAGCTAGTACATCAGACAATATGACAGCACACAAAATTGGAAACATGGCAAAGTTGGCTAAAATAAATGGATGTGTTTGTGATGACGATATGGAAGGAATTGAGAAAATGGAGTCTAGTGAAAGTATATCTCATTTGAGAACAACAGAAGCAGTTACCCCTGTTAAAGAGTCTATTGCTGAAGTTCCACGCACTGAAACTCATTGTGAAGCTAGTGCTGCTTGTTATGTACCTATGGTCCCAAGTTCTAGAAGTCCAACTGAAGCAACTGTGGTAGATACAGCCCTTGAAAGTGTCAGTCCAACTTATCCATCCCCAAACAATGCTCGACTTGAAAATGTTCAGCTGGAGGCTTCAGCATGTCAGGATAAATGTGTTGAAATGGAACAAGAGGAGGACAGGAATGACAGTGAGTTGGACACAGAGCAACTGCTTAAGAGCTTCAAAGCCACTAAAAGGAAATCTTTCCTTCTTGGTGGTCCAAACATGAAGAGGAGCCATCTTGGTTTGGACACAGAAAATCTGCAGGGAACTGAAACAGAAGAGAACTGTATTGTTGGTCCTGGAATCAAACCTGCAACAAATCGGGGATCttccagagaaaatgaaaactcatCTTGTAGTGATTTGATCCCCCCTTCTAAATCACCCATCCACAATACACAGAAGTCAAGACTTAATCCTGAAATAGAACTGAAGAAAACAATTATTGTCAAATCAGATCAAGTGGTAGTGGATTGCTCAATCCCTGATACCAGTGAGTCGATTCAGGATAGTGCTGTAAACTGTCTCTCCAGGAATAGTGTTGGTAGTGTCCTCAGTCCTAATAGAGTGGCAAAATCTCAAATAGAAAGTCCCCATTTTTCTGCTGCCTCCCAAGCAGTACATTCTGGGCTGCTCTTCACACCCTTTGGTTTGTCTGGGGAGGTTGTGCTAAATGAGGCCCCGGTATCTTCACAGCATTCTCAAATCACAGAGAATCAACTGGACGGTACCATGAGGGAAACTGGGGAAATAAAGCAGATTGACATAAGACGCAGTATTTCACCGGACAGTGCAGCTGTCACCGAAAAGTCTTGTACAGAGAACACAGTTGAACATGTGGCCAATGCAGAATCTTCCTTAACCCCTGACGGCCTCGTATCACCAGTTGTCCAAATGGTGCACGAAGTTATGGAAGATGGCCAAAGAAGCGGTGAGCTTAGTGCCCATTCCCCCATCAAGAACAGcacaaggaagaggagaagggctCAAAGGCTAGACTCTTCATCTGAGTCAGACTGCAGTGGAGTGGAGGAGCAGCTACCCACTTTAACTCAAATTTTCAGAACTTCTGCTTGTCCATCTACAGTGGAGCAGGACTCTTCCTGCTTGCTTGATGACCATACTCAGTGTCAGGGAGAGTCCAGCAAAGCACATGGATGTGAACCTGCATGTGTTGAAGCTGATGCAGCAGAGCAGTTGAGCCACCCACCTGCATGCCCAAGTCCTGACTGTGTTAATCTCAGCCAAGCATCTGTGGACTTGTTTGGCACACCAGATGAAT GTGATGTCCCAGTAAATTACACTGGTGTTTCCATGGAATCATCACAATTCTCAAGCGAAGTGCTTGTTACACAG CAAAAAATAGCAATGCAGGAGGAGCTAGTGAGGCTGGAGAAATTGATGGCTCTGGTGTCAGAGGTGCTTCACGAGAAGGAGAGCAGTCCTGCAGCCAAAGTCCCCTCAGAAATCCCATTGATACATCAAAGCCGCAAATCTACAG GCCGTAACGTCCACATGCCCCTTCCATATGACCAGGGCACAAGCCAGAGTTCAGACAG gGTCGCTGCTCCAGACGCAGGGAGAGACCGCAGCGCAGCGCCCCCTGGTTCAGGAGCACCTGATGGCCTCGGGGCCACTCAGCCCAGTCTGCTAAAGCATGGCAGTATTGCAGGGATGG TGGTGCAGCAGTCCATCCAGAGTGTAAGAGGCAGTGGAGCTACCAAGACATCAAGTTCAGGTTCAGCGGTCACACCAGCcaacaaaacacagaagaacAGTGGTTCACCATCAGTGAGGCAGGAAGACAAAGAGACTAATGTCCAAGCCACAAGCACATCCTTAGCACACACTCCTCAAAGAGATGGGAGTAGAGCTAAATTGGTGCTTGTGTCGTCAGGATTAGGCTCAAATGAACAG GTTATGGTAAAGAAGTTTGCCAAGAGAGTTGGTGGTCGTGTGGTTTCCCAGGTGACTGCAGAGGCGACCCATGTCATAATGTTCACAG aTGGACAACTGGTGTGCGAGCGGACACTTAAGTACTTTCTTGGCATTGCAGGCAGAAAGTGGGTGGTGAGCTTCCAGT GGATTTCTGAGTGCTTCAAACAAGGGAAAGTCTTAGATGAG AGTCCCTTTGAAGTGCGAGGTGACGTGGTGAATGGGCCCAATCACCAGGGTCCCATGAGAGCTCGTATCACAGAAGACAGGAAC ctgctcatGAAGGGCTACAGGATCTGCTTCCAGGGGCCGTTCACGGACATGACCACAG ATCAGATGGAGTGGATGGTGGAGCTGTGTGGAGCAGCTGTAGTGAAAGATCCACTTCTCCTCGACAGTAAACAG AAGTCTCATCAGCTGGTTATTGTGCAGCCTGGATCAGAGTCACCGCAGTCCAAATACAGCA ctctctCGAGGCGAGCTACAGTTGTGACCCGCGGGTGGCTGCTGGATACCGTGGCAACCTACACCCTCCAGAGCTACGACGACTACAGAACATGA